The following coding sequences lie in one Actinomycetota bacterium genomic window:
- the carA gene encoding glutamine-hydrolyzing carbamoyl-phosphate synthase small subunit codes for MTARKPALLAFEDGTVFEGLACGADGEAAGEIVFNSSLSGYQEVLTDPSYAGQIVTMTMPHIGNYGTNGADMESRGVFAKGFVVRAMCREPSNWRSEESLPAFLERFGVVAIEGVDTRRLTRHVREAGAMRAVISTVDLDPASLVAKALGSPGLVGRDLVAEVAVGEQFEWGNAGPDGKVPVDTGVLPVSPRYKVVAFDSGIKYNILRQLSEAGCQVIVVPPTTSAADALALEPDGIFVANGPGDPAAVDYLYGTVREVLGTRPVFGICLGHQMLSLAVGASTYKLKYGHRGGNQPVKNLLTGRVEITSQNHGFCVDFGSIGPVLAEESDGLAMEGSDLGAWARAGVPPVVQSETFGRVQLTHVNLNDMTTEGIRLLDFPAFCVQYHPEAAPGPHDARYLFGEFTRLMDQTVDRQARKG; via the coding sequence GTGACGGCACGCAAGCCTGCGCTGCTCGCGTTCGAGGACGGGACGGTATTCGAGGGTCTGGCCTGCGGCGCTGATGGAGAGGCCGCAGGCGAGATCGTGTTCAACAGTTCGCTTTCGGGATATCAGGAAGTGCTGACCGACCCGAGCTACGCCGGGCAGATCGTCACCATGACGATGCCGCACATCGGCAACTACGGAACCAACGGCGCCGACATGGAGTCACGCGGCGTGTTCGCGAAGGGGTTCGTCGTTCGCGCGATGTGCCGCGAGCCCTCGAATTGGCGTTCCGAGGAGAGCCTGCCTGCGTTCCTAGAGCGTTTCGGTGTCGTCGCGATCGAGGGTGTCGACACGCGCCGCCTGACCCGGCACGTTCGCGAAGCCGGCGCGATGCGCGCGGTCATCTCGACCGTGGATCTTGACCCCGCTTCACTCGTGGCGAAGGCGTTGGGGTCCCCGGGGCTTGTGGGAAGGGATCTGGTGGCTGAGGTCGCCGTGGGCGAGCAGTTCGAGTGGGGCAACGCGGGGCCTGACGGTAAAGTGCCGGTCGACACAGGTGTGCTGCCGGTCTCACCGCGCTACAAGGTCGTGGCGTTCGACTCCGGTATCAAGTACAACATCCTCCGGCAGCTTTCAGAGGCGGGTTGCCAGGTGATCGTGGTGCCGCCGACGACATCTGCTGCCGACGCGCTGGCGCTTGAGCCTGACGGCATCTTCGTCGCCAACGGGCCCGGCGATCCGGCTGCCGTGGACTACCTCTACGGGACCGTCCGGGAGGTTCTGGGCACGAGGCCGGTCTTCGGGATCTGTCTCGGCCACCAGATGCTCTCGCTCGCGGTGGGGGCGAGCACGTACAAGCTCAAGTACGGTCACCGCGGCGGCAACCAGCCGGTGAAGAACCTGCTCACGGGCCGCGTGGAGATCACCAGTCAGAACCACGGATTCTGCGTGGATTTCGGTTCCATAGGACCGGTACTGGCCGAAGAGAGCGATGGGCTGGCAATGGAAGGCTCGGATCTGGGTGCCTGGGCACGCGCAGGCGTGCCACCGGTCGTGCAGTCGGAGACCTTCGGCCGCGTGCAGCTGACGCACGTGAACCTGAACGACATGACCACGGAGGGCATCAGGTTGCTGGACTTCCCGGCGTTCTGCGTCCAGTACCATCCCGAGGCGGCACCGGGCCCACATGACGCCCGTTACCTGTTCGGCGAGTTCACGCGGCTCATGGACCAGACGGTCGACCGGCAGGCCAGGAAGGGGTAG
- a CDS encoding PAS domain S-box protein yields MRVLVVDDDEAGRYLVASILKSAGHEVIEAGDGLEALEKGREEMPDVVISDILMPRMDGYQLAREWKSDEALARIPLVFLTASYTDPADEKFAAGLGADGFLSKPVEPETLLETIDALMSTSEEVRAPAMREEAEVLREYSERLVHKLEEKLIDLERTNAILQSTMQTLSEEVDAKARVIHELDEEVAQRRQREKELRAERDFSRRIIEAADVFVGVADAEGRLTLFNPGAERITGYTAEEVLGARASEALYPSDEPTPELDIFSSVDNAGPALRGVSPVITKSGDELILEWSVVRLPGEGGGLAGTLAIGIDVTEVTISAAVERALGHVDLAILLGATEEQVLQVACSDAAHELGSTAAWIAYSGPGGEPEIKACAGCTREAIEGLLDSGRADGDGLTRAALRERGAVAIAGLEKDLSASWKERAAALGIRSGCAFPLRRTDRVFGALALTSANPHAFDGVRFEAAARYADRVAMALMAVEAREEAVLLSAAVESAASAIVVCNAAGTVSWVNPAFTVLTGYELDDVAGSSIFGPDDGAYREPDYESAWQRVLNGSVWRAENSNTRKDGTPYAEDVTIAPVSSPTGGVHHVVIVKQDVSERQRLDQMKTDFISMVSHELRTPLTSIIGFSDLLAAMDPTERPEQVHSSVEKIRTNGRRMLELVETLLEATEVESEGMALVKQPTDLGALVSERVTGLPPVGFSVRLDVQDGMPEVMCDPARVSNALDRLLDNAVKYSPRGGDIVVSVEAVGEAARISVQDHGIGMSEEEAAGLFELFAQGDMSSTRSFGGMGLGLFVAYRGVAAHGGTILVQSVPGEGSTFTIEIPMS; encoded by the coding sequence GTGAGAGTGCTTGTCGTTGACGATGACGAGGCCGGGCGCTATCTCGTTGCGTCGATTCTCAAGTCCGCGGGACACGAGGTCATCGAAGCCGGTGACGGACTCGAGGCGCTTGAGAAGGGTCGCGAGGAGATGCCGGACGTCGTGATTTCGGACATCCTCATGCCGCGCATGGACGGATACCAGCTTGCCCGCGAATGGAAGTCCGACGAGGCGCTTGCCAGGATACCCCTCGTCTTCCTGACTGCGTCATACACGGATCCCGCCGATGAGAAGTTCGCCGCCGGGCTGGGTGCCGACGGCTTCCTCAGCAAGCCGGTCGAGCCGGAGACTCTCCTTGAGACCATTGACGCGCTCATGTCCACATCGGAGGAAGTGCGCGCTCCGGCGATGCGCGAGGAAGCCGAAGTGCTTCGCGAGTACAGCGAGAGACTCGTGCACAAGCTCGAGGAGAAGCTCATTGATCTCGAGCGGACGAACGCGATACTGCAGAGCACGATGCAGACACTGAGCGAGGAAGTTGACGCCAAGGCGCGCGTGATCCACGAGCTGGACGAGGAGGTGGCGCAGCGGCGCCAACGTGAGAAAGAACTGCGGGCCGAGCGCGACTTCAGTCGGCGCATCATCGAGGCGGCGGACGTGTTCGTGGGTGTCGCGGACGCCGAGGGAAGGCTGACGCTGTTCAACCCCGGGGCCGAGCGCATCACGGGGTACACCGCGGAAGAGGTTCTCGGCGCGCGCGCGTCCGAGGCCCTCTATCCTTCCGATGAGCCCACGCCGGAGCTTGATATCTTCTCCTCGGTCGACAACGCAGGGCCCGCTCTGCGCGGAGTCTCGCCCGTGATCACCAAGTCAGGCGATGAGCTCATTCTCGAATGGTCCGTCGTCCGACTGCCGGGTGAAGGCGGGGGTCTCGCGGGCACGCTTGCGATCGGGATCGATGTCACCGAGGTCACGATCTCGGCTGCTGTCGAGCGGGCGTTGGGACATGTGGACCTGGCGATTCTTCTCGGCGCGACTGAGGAGCAGGTGCTACAGGTGGCATGTTCGGACGCTGCGCACGAACTTGGCTCGACCGCAGCGTGGATCGCGTACTCGGGACCCGGTGGCGAGCCTGAGATCAAGGCGTGTGCCGGGTGTACCAGAGAGGCGATCGAAGGGCTCCTCGATTCGGGACGTGCTGACGGGGATGGCCTTACACGCGCTGCTCTGCGCGAACGTGGTGCGGTGGCCATCGCCGGGCTTGAGAAGGATCTGTCAGCATCATGGAAGGAGCGTGCGGCTGCACTTGGGATTCGGTCCGGCTGCGCATTCCCGCTACGCCGAACCGACCGCGTCTTCGGTGCCCTTGCGCTGACCTCCGCCAACCCGCACGCGTTTGACGGGGTGCGGTTCGAGGCGGCGGCCCGCTACGCAGACCGTGTCGCCATGGCGCTTATGGCTGTCGAGGCTCGCGAGGAGGCGGTCCTGCTATCGGCTGCGGTCGAATCGGCCGCAAGCGCCATCGTTGTCTGCAACGCCGCGGGGACGGTCAGCTGGGTGAACCCTGCATTCACCGTGCTCACCGGCTACGAACTGGATGATGTGGCTGGTTCGAGCATCTTCGGCCCCGACGATGGGGCCTATCGTGAACCTGACTATGAATCCGCATGGCAACGCGTCTTGAATGGCTCTGTGTGGCGTGCGGAGAACTCCAATACTCGCAAGGACGGGACTCCATATGCCGAGGACGTGACGATCGCCCCGGTGAGTTCTCCCACGGGTGGAGTCCACCACGTCGTGATCGTGAAACAGGACGTCAGCGAGAGACAGCGCCTCGACCAGATGAAGACGGATTTCATATCAATGGTCTCGCACGAGTTGCGCACCCCGCTTACGAGCATCATCGGGTTCTCTGACTTGCTTGCGGCCATGGATCCGACTGAGAGACCGGAACAGGTTCACTCCTCTGTCGAGAAGATACGCACCAATGGGAGACGGATGCTTGAACTCGTTGAGACGCTTCTGGAAGCAACCGAGGTCGAATCGGAGGGCATGGCTCTCGTGAAGCAGCCGACCGACCTCGGGGCACTCGTCAGCGAGCGCGTCACGGGTCTGCCTCCGGTCGGCTTCAGCGTTCGACTCGATGTTCAGGACGGGATGCCGGAGGTCATGTGCGACCCGGCCCGTGTCAGCAACGCTCTGGACCGGCTTCTTGACAACGCGGTCAAGTACTCTCCCCGAGGCGGAGACATCGTAGTATCAGTGGAGGCCGTTGGCGAAGCAGCCAGAATCTCGGTGCAGGACCATGGAATTGGCATGTCCGAGGAGGAGGCAGCAGGTCTGTTCGAGCTGTTCGCGCAGGGAGACATGTCGAGCACGAGGAGTTTCGGCGGGATGGGTCTTGGGCTGTTCGTCGCGTACCGCGGTGTTGCAGCGCATGGGGGTACCATCCTTGTTCAGAGCGTACCGGGTGAAGGCAGCACCTTCACGATCGAGATCCCGATGAGCTGA
- a CDS encoding response regulator, with amino-acid sequence MSARILIAEDDPQNMYLAKFLLQKAGYDVLSARDGQEAVDTALASRPDLILMDMLLPRMDGFEATRRIKASDDFEVTVVALTAYSMKGDKEAILRAGCDGYISKPIDPELFVGQVEHYLIPDSSEETQ; translated from the coding sequence ATGAGCGCCCGGATTCTCATTGCAGAGGACGATCCACAGAACATGTACCTGGCGAAGTTCCTGCTCCAGAAGGCGGGCTATGACGTGCTCTCCGCCCGCGACGGTCAGGAGGCCGTCGACACGGCTCTCGCGAGTCGTCCGGACCTCATCCTGATGGATATGCTGCTTCCGAGGATGGACGGGTTCGAGGCGACGCGTCGCATCAAGGCCTCGGACGACTTCGAAGTGACGGTTGTGGCGCTCACTGCCTACTCGATGAAGGGCGACAAGGAGGCGATTCTCCGCGCCGGATGTGATGGCTATATCTCGAAGCCGATCGATCCGGAGCTCTTCGTGGGCCAGGTCGAGCACTACCTGATTCCGGACAGCTCGGAGGAGACTCAGTGA
- a CDS encoding dihydroorotase produces the protein MTGRSASHEHILLAGGRVVDPAVGLDQVADVLVSKGVIAAISPSIEPPKGALAIDCTEKIVMPGLVDLHVHLRDPGREDKETILTGSRAAVHGGFTAVCAMPNTSPICDTASAVRYVIEAAEEQAFCRVYPIGAVTMGSAGTALAEIADMHGAGAVAFSDDGHGVQDAGMQRLAMDYAKMLPTVLISHCEDEALAAGGVVNEGVVSTRLGMSGWPAAAEEIAVARDIRLAQLTGCRLHLAHLSTAGSVELVRAAKEQGIPVTCEATPHHLFLDEDAIDTTYDTNLKINPPLRTVADREALLAALLDGTVDCIATDHAPHASHEKELEFEIAPFGTTGLETALSLVNTHLVAKQVIDWPVVVERMCHGARTAVPGLPEMRLAEGQVADITVFDPEARVAVTEGWFESLSANSAFLGVALLGKASEVLVGGRIVLRNGKVVDR, from the coding sequence ATGACGGGTCGGAGCGCTTCTCACGAGCATATCCTGCTCGCAGGCGGGCGTGTGGTCGACCCCGCAGTGGGGCTGGATCAGGTCGCGGACGTGCTTGTTTCAAAGGGCGTCATCGCGGCAATCTCACCAAGCATCGAACCGCCGAAGGGCGCCCTGGCTATCGACTGCACCGAGAAGATCGTGATGCCGGGTCTGGTCGATCTCCACGTCCACCTGCGGGATCCGGGTCGCGAAGACAAGGAGACGATACTCACGGGCTCACGTGCGGCCGTTCACGGTGGGTTCACGGCGGTTTGCGCGATGCCGAACACGTCACCGATCTGCGATACGGCTTCGGCGGTGCGCTATGTCATCGAGGCGGCCGAGGAGCAGGCCTTCTGCAGGGTGTATCCCATCGGCGCTGTCACCATGGGAAGTGCAGGAACCGCACTCGCGGAGATCGCCGACATGCACGGCGCCGGCGCGGTCGCCTTCTCCGACGACGGCCATGGCGTGCAGGACGCCGGGATGCAGCGCCTTGCGATGGACTACGCGAAGATGCTGCCGACCGTGCTCATCTCGCACTGCGAGGATGAAGCACTTGCCGCGGGCGGCGTCGTCAACGAGGGTGTGGTCTCCACCCGCCTCGGCATGAGCGGTTGGCCCGCAGCTGCCGAGGAGATCGCTGTTGCCCGCGACATCCGCCTCGCCCAACTCACCGGATGCCGTTTGCATCTGGCGCATCTGTCCACAGCCGGCAGCGTGGAGCTCGTCCGTGCTGCCAAGGAGCAGGGCATACCGGTCACCTGCGAGGCCACGCCGCATCACCTGTTTCTTGACGAGGACGCGATCGATACGACCTACGACACGAATTTGAAGATCAACCCACCTTTGCGCACAGTCGCCGATCGCGAAGCCCTCTTGGCTGCGCTCTTGGACGGTACGGTCGACTGCATCGCCACCGACCATGCGCCTCATGCTTCGCACGAGAAGGAGCTCGAGTTCGAGATCGCGCCCTTCGGCACCACCGGGCTGGAGACGGCACTCTCGTTGGTGAACACCCATCTTGTGGCAAAGCAGGTCATCGACTGGCCTGTCGTCGTCGAGCGCATGTGCCATGGTGCGCGTACAGCCGTTCCGGGACTGCCGGAGATGCGGCTCGCGGAGGGTCAGGTCGCGGACATCACCGTCTTCGATCCGGAAGCACGGGTCGCCGTGACCGAAGGGTGGTTCGAAAGCCTCTCGGCCAACTCGGCTTTTCTCGGAGTTGCGCTACTCGGGAAGGCCTCGGAGGTGCTCGTCGGAGGCAGGATCGTTCTGCGGAACGGGAAGGTGGTCGACCGGTGA
- a CDS encoding aspartate carbamoyltransferase catalytic subunit produces MMLSGQHIMSMDDLSAEDITLILDTAESFKEVNERRIKKLPTLRGRTVVNLFLEPSTRTRTSFELAAKRLSADAVNMSGSASATAKGESLRDTAKTLSAMACDLIVVRHKYAGAPQVLAECMDAHVVNGGDGKHQHPTQALLDLFTIRQTMGRLEGLTVGIVGDIAHSRVAGSLIPALRAVGARPIVIGPPTLMPARPDVLGAGVCYSLDEVLPDLDVAYMLRIQMERADGMPFPSLREYAKLFGMNGKRLDAMKPDARIMHPGPMNRGVEISSAVADSDRAIVLDQVNAGVAVRMAAMYLLLGGEAA; encoded by the coding sequence ATGATGTTGTCCGGCCAGCACATAATGTCGATGGACGATCTGTCCGCCGAGGACATCACTCTCATCCTGGACACGGCGGAGTCGTTCAAGGAAGTCAACGAACGACGCATCAAGAAGCTTCCCACCCTACGTGGACGCACGGTCGTGAATCTCTTTCTCGAGCCGAGCACGCGCACGAGGACGAGCTTCGAGCTAGCTGCCAAGCGTCTCAGCGCAGACGCCGTCAACATGTCGGGCTCCGCGTCGGCGACCGCAAAAGGGGAGTCGCTGCGAGATACCGCCAAGACTCTGTCGGCGATGGCCTGCGATCTCATCGTCGTGCGCCATAAGTACGCAGGCGCACCGCAGGTGCTGGCGGAGTGCATGGACGCCCACGTCGTCAACGGTGGCGACGGCAAGCACCAGCACCCGACTCAGGCGCTCCTCGACCTGTTCACGATAAGGCAGACCATGGGTCGCCTCGAGGGACTGACCGTGGGCATCGTCGGCGATATCGCTCACTCGCGCGTCGCCGGGTCGCTCATACCCGCGCTCCGCGCGGTCGGCGCCCGCCCGATCGTCATCGGTCCGCCCACGCTGATGCCCGCGCGCCCGGACGTCCTTGGCGCGGGCGTCTGCTACTCGCTGGACGAGGTTCTTCCCGATCTCGATGTGGCGTACATGCTGCGCATTCAGATGGAACGCGCCGACGGGATGCCCTTCCCGAGTCTGCGCGAGTACGCGAAGCTCTTCGGCATGAACGGGAAGCGTCTCGACGCGATGAAGCCTGACGCCCGCATTATGCATCCGGGGCCGATGAACCGAGGCGTCGAGATCTCCTCGGCAGTTGCGGATTCGGACCGGGCGATCGTGCTCGACCAGGTCAACGCCGGCGTTGCAGTGCGCATGGCCGCGATGTACCTGCTGCTCGGAGGTGAGGCTGCATGA
- the pyrR gene encoding bifunctional pyr operon transcriptional regulator/uracil phosphoribosyltransferase PyrR has product MEYRTKAVVMDGPAIERALTRIAHEILEANKGASNVALVGILTRGARVAEALAAKIREIEGTEVAVGLLDISFYRDDLATRLNPEVHRTDIPFDVEGRDIVLCDDVLYTGRTIRAAMDAIMDYGRPCSMQLAVLVDRGHRELPIRADYVGKNVPTSRKERVRVRLTEPDGIDAAEILEACGKDPE; this is encoded by the coding sequence ATGGAGTACCGCACGAAGGCGGTTGTGATGGACGGCCCGGCGATCGAACGCGCTCTGACGCGCATCGCCCACGAGATCCTGGAGGCCAACAAGGGAGCGTCGAATGTAGCCCTCGTGGGAATCCTCACGCGTGGGGCCCGTGTGGCCGAGGCGCTCGCCGCCAAGATTCGCGAGATCGAAGGCACCGAAGTCGCAGTCGGCCTGCTGGACATCTCGTTCTACCGTGATGACCTTGCGACCAGGCTCAATCCCGAGGTACACCGCACGGACATCCCGTTTGACGTCGAAGGGCGCGACATCGTGCTTTGCGACGACGTGCTGTACACGGGCCGCACGATCCGGGCGGCGATGGACGCGATCATGGACTACGGGCGGCCGTGCTCGATGCAGTTGGCCGTGCTGGTGGACAGGGGTCATCGCGAACTGCCCATCCGCGCGGACTACGTCGGCAAGAACGTTCCGACGTCTCGCAAGGAGCGCGTCCGGGTGCGTCTCACCGAGCCAGACGGCATCGATGCGGCGGAGATTCTCGAGGCGTGCGGAAAGGACCCGGAATGA